The nucleotide sequence GTGCCCCGGCCATTGCCGGCATCTGGCTGGGAGCTTTTGCCTTCTCGCCGCATTGGGCCGCCCTGTTTTTGGGGGTCGGCGCCGGGGCAATCTTGCAAGTATTGGTGGAGGTAGGCGCCTACTTGCAGCGACTGTCCCCAACCGCCGGCTTGCTCTCGGCGCGAAGCCTGGCCGGCTCGGCCGCCGGCGCTGCCATCATGTACGGCACCAGCTTGGCCGTGCAGGTGTAAGCTGGCGCAGCAATGGGCGGTACCGGATTCGAACCAGTGACAACCTGCTTGTAAGGCAGGCACTCTACCGCTGAGTTAACCGCCCGCACGCACTGCTGAGGGTAGCACGCGCGCAGCAGGCTCCCGCCATGCCCGCCGGGCGCACCCACGATCGCATCACGCTTTGGAGCCTGCCGGTGGTAGCGGTAGCCGCAGTGGCAATCGGGCGCAGCAGCACAGTTGCGCTGGCCGTTACGGGGGCTTTTTTGTTCAGCGGACTCATGTTCGGCCCCGATCTGGACGTGCGCTCCCGGCAGTTTGCCCGCTGGGGCTGGCTGCGCTGGATTTGGCTGCCCTACCAGCGGGCCTTGGCCCACCGCTCGGTGCTCTCGCACGGCCCCATTTTGGGGACGGTGCTGCGAGTGCTGTACCTGGGCGGCTGCCTGGCAGCGATCGCCGCAGCAGGACTGGCAATAGCCCAAGCCCTCGGCGACAGTGCCCCTCGCTGGCAGTCCTGGGTGACCCGCACCGGGCGCTGGCTGGCCCAGCACCGCGTGGCAGTGGCGGCTTCGTTTGTCGGGCTGGAGTTGGGCGCCATGAGCCACACCCTCAGCGATGGCGCCCAGTCACTGCGCCGGCGCTTGCGGCGCTCGCCCAGGGCCGCGCGTGACAAAAAGCGCCGCCCGCGCTAGGAAGGAACTTGCAGGTTGGGGAGGGAGCTATGGCCTCGAGTGCGCCGCAAACCGAGCGAGCTGTACTGGATGCGCTGCAGCGGCTGATTGCGGTCGTTGCCGAGCTGCGCTCGCCCGAGCGCGGCTGCCCCTGGGATTTGGCCCAGACCCAGCAGAGTCTTATTCCCTACGCCATCGAGGAAGCTTACGAAGTCGCCGATGCCATTCGCAGCCAAGATCGCGACGCCATTGTCGAGGAACTGGGGGACCTGCTGCTGCAAGTGGTCCTGCACGCCCAAATTGCCAGCGAGTCCGATCACTTCGATCTGGGCGAGGTTGCCAGCGGCATTGCCGACAAGCTCGTCCGGCGCCACCCGCACGTCTTTGGCGACGACTCGGCCGAGAGTGCCGAGCAGGTGCACCGCAACTGGGAGCGCATCAAGGCGCAAGAAAAAGGCCAGTCCCCCGAGGCAGCCCCGCCGCTGAGCCACACCCTGGATCGCGATGCCCGCACCCTGCCGCCGCTGTTGGGCGGCACCAAGATCTCGCAAAAGGCAGCGGCAGCCGGCTTCGAGTGGCCCGATGCCGACGGGGTTTGGGCCAAATTCGACGAGGAGTTGGCCGAGTTCAAGCAAGCGCTGCAGCACCAGGATGCCGAGGCCCAACAGGCCGAGCTGGGAGACCTGCTGTTTACCCTACTCAACCTCGCCCGCTGGTACGGGCTCGATCCCTCAGAGGCGCTGCACGGCACCAGCCGGCGGTTAGTGCAGCGGCTCGCGCACATGGAAGCCCAGGCCCAGCACCCGCTAACCGAGTACGGCCTTGAAGAACTGCAGCGCTTTTGGCAGCAAGCCAAGGCGCAGTCCGACTAGGGACAGGGATTGGGATTGCGCTGGTGCACTGCCTCAATCTCGGCCATGACCTCGTCCGAGAGGGTCAGCTCGGCTGCGTCGATGTTGGTTTGGAGCTGCTCCAGGGTGGTGGCGCCGATAATGTTGGCGCTCAAAAACGGCTGCCGGTTGACGAAGGCGAGCGCCATTTGCGCGGGGTCGAGCCCGTGGCGCTGCGCGATCGCCACGTACTCGCGCGTGGCGGCCTCGCCGCGCTCGGTTTCGTAGCGCGAGCCGCGCTCGTCGATGGTGCGGCGGCTGCCAGGTGGGCGCCGGCCGTCGAGGTACTTGCCGGTGAGCGTGCCCCCCGCCAGCGGCGAGTAGGCCAGCAGGCCGCAATCCTCGCGCACCGCAATCTCGGAGAGGTCGATTTCAAAGGTGCGGTTGAGCAGGCTGTAGGGGTTTTGGATGGCAATGGGGCGCGGCCATCCCTCCTGCTCGGCCAGCCGGAGGAAGGTCATGGTCCCCCACGCCGTTTCGTTGGAGAGCCCGATGTAGCGGATCTTGCCGGCTTCGACCGCGTCGTTGAGCGTGCTGAGAGTCTCGCGCATGCGATCACGCTCGCCCGGCTCGAGCGCCTCGGGCGCGCGGGCATAGCCCAGCTGCCCGAAGCGGTTGGTGGCGCGATCCGGCCAGTGCAGCTGGTAGAGATCGATGCAGTCGGTCTGGAGGCGGCGCAGGCTGTCCTCGAGCGCGGTCTTGATGTTGTCGCGATCCAGGCGCGTCCGGCCGCTGCGAACCCAGTACAGGCTGTCCGAGCCGCCCGCTACCTTGGTAGCCAGCACGACGTGATCGCGGGTACCGCGGCGCCGGAACCACTCGCCGATAATCTCCTCGGTGCGACCGTAGGTTTCGGGGCGCGGCGGCACGGCGTACATCTCGGCCGTATCGAAAAAGTTGATGCCGCGCTCGAGGGCGTAGTCCATCTGCTGGTGGGCGTCCTCGAGCGCGTTCTGCTCGCCCCAGGTCATGGTCCCCA is from Cyanobacteria bacterium QS_8_64_29 and encodes:
- a CDS encoding metal-binding protein; this encodes MPAGRTHDRITLWSLPVVAVAAVAIGRSSTVALAVTGAFLFSGLMFGPDLDVRSRQFARWGWLRWIWLPYQRALAHRSVLSHGPILGTVLRVLYLGGCLAAIAAAGLAIAQALGDSAPRWQSWVTRTGRWLAQHRVAVAASFVGLELGAMSHTLSDGAQSLRRRLRRSPRAARDKKRRPR
- a CDS encoding nucleoside triphosphate pyrophosphohydrolase, whose product is MASSAPQTERAVLDALQRLIAVVAELRSPERGCPWDLAQTQQSLIPYAIEEAYEVADAIRSQDRDAIVEELGDLLLQVVLHAQIASESDHFDLGEVASGIADKLVRRHPHVFGDDSAESAEQVHRNWERIKAQEKGQSPEAAPPLSHTLDRDARTLPPLLGGTKISQKAAAAGFEWPDADGVWAKFDEELAEFKQALQHQDAEAQQAELGDLLFTLLNLARWYGLDPSEALHGTSRRLVQRLAHMEAQAQHPLTEYGLEELQRFWQQAKAQSD
- a CDS encoding NADP(H)-dependent aldo-keto reductase, which encodes MQYHHLARTELNVSAVCLGTMTWGEQNALEDAHQQMDYALERGINFFDTAEMYAVPPRPETYGRTEEIIGEWFRRRGTRDHVVLATKVAGGSDSLYWVRSGRTRLDRDNIKTALEDSLRRLQTDCIDLYQLHWPDRATNRFGQLGYARAPEALEPGERDRMRETLSTLNDAVEAGKIRYIGLSNETAWGTMTFLRLAEQEGWPRPIAIQNPYSLLNRTFEIDLSEIAVREDCGLLAYSPLAGGTLTGKYLDGRRPPGSRRTIDERGSRYETERGEAATREYVAIAQRHGLDPAQMALAFVNRQPFLSANIIGATTLEQLQTNIDAAELTLSDEVMAEIEAVHQRNPNPCP